A region of the Fibrobacter sp. genome:
TTTCCACATGGTAGGTGGCGCTTTCCATTTCGACGGTGCCGGCACCCTTCATGCCACAGACGTTGCGGGCGAATTCCACCACGGAAAGTTGCATGCCGTAGCAAATTCCCAGGAAGGGAATCTTGTTTTCGCGGACGTACTGGATGACCATGATCTTGCCTTCGATACCGCGGCTGCCGAAACCTCCCGGAACGATGACGGCGTCAACGCCCTTCAATGCGGTTGCAACAGAAACGGAACCGTTCTCGATTTTTTCAGTATCTACCCAGCGGATGTCTGCGCGAAGGTCCAAGTGTGCGGAAGAATGACGGATGGCTTCCACCACGGAGGCGTAGGAATCTTCCAGAGCCATGTACTTACCGCAAATGGCCACGGTCAAAGTCTTGCGGGGGTTCACGGTGTTGCGCTTCAGAGATTCCACCAGCTTGCTCCACTGTTCGAGTTTCGGCGGAGCATAGATGTTCAAACGCTTGGCGAGAATTTCAGGAATGCCTTCGGCGTCGTAAACCAGCGGGCATTCGTAAACGTGCTTTACATCCACACCGGAAATCACGTGGTCAGCAGGCAAGTTGCAGAACAGACCGATTTTTTCCTTCAGGTGGGGCTTGATATATTCTTCGCAGCGGCCGATGACAATTTCGGGATAGATGCCCAAGCGGTTCAAGTCGTGCACGGACATTTGGGTGGGCTTGGACTTCTGTTCGTTAACGCCCGACGGAATGGGAACGTAGGTGAGGTGCACGAACATGGCGTTGGTGCGGCCCACGTCGTGAGAAAGCTGGCGGGCTGCCTCGATATAGAACTGGTTTTCCAAGTCACCGACGGTACCGCCGATTTCAATTAGAAGAACGTCGGCCTTTTCCTGTTCTGCGATGCGGTAGAACTGTTCCTTGATCAGGTCAGTAACGTGGGGGATGAACTGGACGGTATGTCCCAGGTAGTCGCCGCGACGTTCCTTCTCGAGAATCATCTTGAAGATGCGGCCCATGGTAAGGCTCCAATCCTTCTTTGCAGTCACATTCAAAAAACGTTCGTAGTGGCCGAAGTCCATGTCGCATTCGCCACCGTCGTCCAGAACGAAAACTTCGCCATGTTCCGTGGGATTCATGGTGCCCGGGTCTGTGTTCAGGTAACCGTCGCACTTGACGGGAAC
Encoded here:
- the pyrG gene encoding CTP synthase (glutamine hydrolyzing) — protein: MALQYQYNGKTKFIIVTGGVISGLGKGVAAASIGALLSARMKVVPVKCDGYLNTDPGTMNPTEHGEVFVLDDGGECDMDFGHYERFLNVTAKKDWSLTMGRIFKMILEKERRGDYLGHTVQFIPHVTDLIKEQFYRIAEQEKADVLLIEIGGTVGDLENQFYIEAARQLSHDVGRTNAMFVHLTYVPIPSGVNEQKSKPTQMSVHDLNRLGIYPEIVIGRCEEYIKPHLKEKIGLFCNLPADHVISGVDVKHVYECPLVYDAEGIPEILAKRLNIYAPPKLEQWSKLVESLKRNTVNPRKTLTVAICGKYMALEDSYASVVEAIRHSSAHLDLRADIRWVDTEKIENGSVSVATALKGVDAVIVPGGFGSRGIEGKIMVIQYVRENKIPFLGICYGMQLSVVEFARNVCGMKGAGTVEMESATYHVEKPVIAYLPGQEHIKDMGATMRLGGHDILIKEGSKAQEVYGSAVARERFRHRYEVNPEFVSQIEAGDPTGKIAQKLIFSGKASGEDIMQIMELTDHPYFMACQCHPELKSSLIHPAPLFLGLLKAADERV